Proteins from a single region of Labedella gwakjiensis:
- a CDS encoding LuxR C-terminal-related transcriptional regulator — MRTSALEPDASTVIEVAVADLARTSGIPVAFGGATVDGIVAVTSVVGARTNSLDGLTVSPRLGLGGQSLVDARPHATSDYGASRRITHDYDRHILGEGIAALLAVPVVVAGRTLGMIYGGSRFPGTVGDRFSASALAVASRISRDLAAAEARDTAARALDAASAEQAPPASWSSSLESARVAYAELRSITGTIGDPDLRERLASVERRLADLGGIPTASVDSPSPSDVSLSPRERDVLVQTSVGLTNSDVAARLGLKESTVKSYLASAMTKLDAPTRLRAVSEARRRGLIL, encoded by the coding sequence ATGAGAACGTCGGCACTGGAGCCGGACGCTTCGACCGTCATCGAGGTCGCCGTCGCGGACCTGGCCCGCACGAGCGGCATCCCCGTCGCATTCGGCGGCGCGACCGTCGACGGGATCGTCGCCGTCACGAGCGTCGTGGGCGCGAGGACGAACTCCCTCGACGGGCTCACCGTGTCGCCGCGCCTCGGCCTCGGCGGGCAGTCCCTCGTGGACGCCCGCCCGCATGCGACGAGCGACTACGGCGCCTCCCGCCGCATCACCCACGACTACGATCGGCACATCCTCGGCGAGGGCATCGCCGCTTTACTCGCCGTCCCCGTCGTGGTCGCCGGCCGCACTCTCGGCATGATCTACGGCGGGTCCCGATTCCCGGGAACGGTCGGTGACCGCTTCTCGGCCTCCGCCCTCGCCGTCGCCTCGCGGATCTCGCGCGACCTCGCGGCCGCCGAGGCCCGTGACACCGCGGCGCGTGCGCTCGACGCCGCGTCGGCCGAGCAAGCGCCCCCCGCATCGTGGTCCTCGTCCCTCGAGAGCGCACGCGTCGCCTATGCGGAACTCCGCAGCATCACGGGAACGATCGGCGATCCGGACCTGCGGGAACGCCTCGCATCGGTGGAACGTCGCCTCGCCGACCTCGGCGGCATTCCGACGGCGTCGGTCGACAGCCCGTCTCCGAGCGATGTCAGCCTCTCGCCTCGCGAGAGGGACGTCCTCGTCCAGACGTCCGTCGGACTGACCAACTCGGATGTCGCCGCACGCCTCGGGCTCAAGGAGTCCACGGTGAAGAGCTACCTCGCGTCCGCGATGACGAAACTCGACGCGCCTACGCGTCTCCGCGCGGTGTCCGAGGCACGCAGGCGAGGCCTCATCCTCTGA
- a CDS encoding bifunctional 2-methylcitrate synthase/citrate synthase — translation MSESDQEIRKGLAGVVVDTTAVSKVNPETNSLLYRGYPVQELAATQSFEAVAWLLWNGELPTVDELAAFEQAERSQRALAPEIRAAIELLPTTAHPMDVVRTAVSVLGALDPDADDRSPDGTLEKSVRLFAAIPAIVAFDERRRQGKDIVEPRDDLDYARNFLWMTFGEVPDDVVVEAFRVSLVLYAEHSFNASTFTARVITSTLSDVYSAVTGAIGALKGQLHGGANEAVLHTFVEIGMDEAPDGRAAAWLDTALAEKRKIMGFGHRVYKNGDSRVPTMRDSLVRLVEYYDRPEVLALYEELETAMGERKNIKPNLDYPSGPAYHLMGFSTEAFTPLFVAARVVGWTAHIREQLAANALIRPLSAYDGPDERHVPGA, via the coding sequence ATGTCAGAGTCCGACCAGGAGATCCGGAAGGGCCTCGCCGGGGTCGTCGTCGACACGACGGCCGTGTCGAAGGTGAACCCCGAGACCAATTCGCTGCTGTACCGCGGATACCCCGTGCAGGAACTCGCCGCGACCCAGTCGTTCGAGGCCGTGGCGTGGCTCCTGTGGAACGGCGAGCTCCCGACGGTCGACGAGCTCGCCGCGTTCGAGCAGGCGGAGCGCTCGCAGCGTGCTCTCGCGCCGGAGATCCGCGCGGCGATCGAGCTGCTGCCCACGACGGCCCACCCGATGGACGTCGTGCGCACCGCCGTGAGCGTGCTCGGTGCCCTCGACCCGGACGCAGACGACCGCTCGCCGGACGGCACTCTCGAGAAGTCCGTGCGGCTGTTCGCCGCCATCCCCGCGATCGTCGCGTTCGACGAGCGGCGGCGGCAGGGCAAGGACATCGTGGAGCCGCGCGACGACCTCGACTACGCCCGCAACTTCCTGTGGATGACCTTCGGCGAGGTGCCTGACGACGTCGTGGTCGAGGCCTTCCGGGTCTCGCTCGTGCTGTACGCCGAGCACTCCTTCAACGCCTCGACCTTCACGGCCCGTGTGATCACGTCGACCCTCTCCGACGTCTATTCGGCGGTCACCGGCGCGATCGGTGCGCTCAAGGGACAGCTCCACGGAGGCGCCAACGAGGCCGTCCTCCACACGTTCGTGGAGATCGGCATGGACGAGGCCCCCGACGGCCGCGCTGCCGCCTGGCTCGACACCGCCCTGGCCGAGAAGCGCAAGATCATGGGGTTCGGCCACCGCGTCTACAAGAACGGCGACTCGCGCGTTCCGACGATGCGCGACTCGCTCGTGCGGTTGGTCGAGTACTACGACCGACCGGAGGTGCTCGCCCTCTACGAGGAGCTCGAGACCGCGATGGGCGAGCGGAAGAACATCAAGCCCAACCTCGACTACCCGTCCGGACCGGCCTACCACCTCATGGGCTTCTCGACGGAGGCCTTCACCCCCCTGTTCGTCGCCGCTCGCGTGGTGGGCTGGACGGCCCACATCCGCGAGCAGCTCGCGGCGAACGCTCTCATCCGACCGCTGTCCGCCTACGACGGGCCTGACGAGCGGCATGTCCCCGGCGCCTGA
- the prpB gene encoding methylisocitrate lyase, whose product MLYATSTPADKRRLFRERLASGDLLQLPGAFTPLSAKLIEKKGFDGVYVSGAVLSAELGLPDIGLTTLSEVAGRSAQIARMTELPVLVDADTGFGEPMNVARTVQTLEDAGVAGLHIEDQVNPKRCGHLDGKAVVDRSTATKRIRAAADARRDPDLLIMARTDVRAIEGLDAAVDRAKEFVDAGADAIFPEAMRDLAEFEAIRAAVDVPVLANMTEFGKSDLFTTAQLRDVGVNLVIYPVSLLRLAMGAAMRALDTLKDDGSLSAEVPNMQTRAELYELLDYESYSSFDAGVFDFTLDDNRG is encoded by the coding sequence ATGCTGTACGCCACATCGACCCCGGCGGACAAGCGCCGACTGTTCCGCGAGCGACTCGCGAGCGGGGACCTCCTGCAGCTCCCCGGGGCCTTCACCCCGCTGTCGGCGAAGCTGATCGAGAAGAAGGGCTTCGACGGCGTCTACGTGTCGGGAGCCGTCCTCTCGGCCGAGCTCGGGCTGCCGGACATCGGCCTCACGACCCTCTCCGAGGTGGCTGGTCGCTCCGCGCAGATCGCTCGGATGACCGAGCTCCCCGTGCTCGTCGACGCCGACACCGGCTTCGGCGAGCCGATGAACGTGGCACGCACGGTGCAGACCCTCGAGGACGCCGGCGTCGCCGGGCTCCACATCGAGGACCAGGTGAACCCGAAACGCTGTGGCCACCTCGACGGCAAAGCCGTCGTCGACCGCAGCACGGCGACAAAGCGCATCCGGGCCGCCGCCGATGCGCGCCGCGACCCGGATCTCCTCATCATGGCCCGTACGGACGTGCGGGCGATCGAGGGCCTCGACGCCGCCGTCGACCGGGCGAAGGAGTTCGTGGACGCCGGCGCCGACGCGATCTTCCCCGAGGCGATGCGCGACCTGGCCGAGTTCGAAGCGATCCGCGCGGCCGTCGACGTGCCGGTGCTCGCCAACATGACGGAGTTCGGAAAGAGCGACCTCTTCACCACCGCGCAGTTGCGCGACGTGGGCGTCAACCTCGTGATCTACCCGGTCTCGCTGCTGCGCCTCGCGATGGGCGCCGCGATGCGTGCGCTCGACACGCTCAAGGACGACGGCTCGCTCAGCGCGGAGGTGCCGAACATGCAGACGCGCGCCGAGCTGTACGAGCTCCTCGACTACGAGTCCTACTCGAGCTTCGACGCCGGCGTCTTCGACTTCACCCTCGACGACAACCGCGGCTGA
- a CDS encoding VanZ family protein, with amino-acid sequence MGEWERQAIIGVLGGGGAFAAVFFPIVVVQSRRYGRVSLARLVGAAAISVYAVALLAYTFIPLPDSRTACLSGGIPPQLTPFAFVGDVATDVRDHGTGALLTGRATLQVVLNVLLFVPLGVIARRYWSFGILTSTALGLLASLVIEATQLTGIWGLYACAYRVADVDDLLANTAGALLGALVAPVVLWWMPRTHDLRSRRLEARPVTVWRRWLGMLLDLTAFATVSTLVSGAIIGVRVLLGGIAAPTPLENLVVACVAGIVVVLVPALVGSGGSIGQRLVWLEPATPSGARPALPRRLSRAATTGGAYTASVALGAVVVDDPFPALVVGAGALVSWLLVIAAVLSVPLTRGRRGLSGVLSGTEMVDSRTRDRRAPSAPSGPYVP; translated from the coding sequence ATGGGTGAGTGGGAACGACAGGCGATCATCGGCGTGCTCGGAGGAGGCGGTGCGTTCGCCGCCGTGTTCTTCCCGATCGTCGTCGTCCAGTCGCGGCGCTACGGTCGAGTGAGCCTCGCCAGACTCGTCGGCGCCGCCGCGATCAGCGTCTATGCCGTTGCACTGCTCGCGTACACCTTCATCCCCCTACCGGACAGCCGCACGGCGTGCCTCTCCGGCGGAATCCCCCCGCAGCTGACGCCGTTCGCGTTCGTCGGCGACGTCGCGACGGACGTCCGGGACCACGGGACGGGGGCACTGCTCACGGGACGCGCCACCCTGCAGGTCGTCCTCAACGTGCTGCTCTTCGTGCCTCTCGGGGTCATCGCTCGTCGCTACTGGTCGTTCGGGATCCTGACGTCGACGGCTCTCGGTCTTCTCGCCTCTCTCGTCATCGAGGCGACGCAGCTCACCGGTATCTGGGGCCTCTATGCGTGCGCCTACCGTGTCGCGGACGTCGACGACCTCCTCGCCAACACGGCAGGCGCCCTGCTCGGTGCGCTCGTCGCGCCCGTCGTGCTCTGGTGGATGCCGCGGACCCACGACCTCCGGTCCCGCCGGCTCGAGGCGCGTCCCGTCACGGTGTGGCGGAGGTGGCTCGGGATGCTCCTCGACCTGACGGCCTTCGCCACGGTATCGACGCTCGTATCCGGCGCGATCATCGGGGTTCGTGTCCTTCTGGGCGGCATCGCCGCCCCCACTCCACTCGAGAACCTCGTCGTCGCGTGCGTCGCCGGCATCGTCGTGGTCCTCGTCCCCGCTCTCGTCGGGTCCGGAGGGTCGATCGGTCAGCGGCTCGTGTGGCTCGAACCGGCGACCCCGTCGGGCGCCCGTCCGGCCCTCCCCCGTCGTCTCTCTCGCGCAGCCACGACGGGTGGCGCGTACACGGCATCGGTCGCGCTCGGCGCCGTCGTCGTCGACGACCCCTTCCCGGCCCTCGTCGTCGGAGCGGGAGCGCTCGTCTCGTGGCTCCTCGTGATCGCCGCGGTCCTGTCCGTGCCCCTCACGCGCGGACGACGAGGGCTGTCCGGCGTCCTCTCCGGAACCGAGATGGTCGATTCCCGGACACGGGACCGTCGGGCTCCGAGCGCCCCATCGGGACCATACGTTCCGTAG
- a CDS encoding exonuclease SbcCD subunit D — translation MRILHTSDWHIGRTFHGHSTVGALETVLSAVVGLVRERSIDLVIVAGDVFDSTMPAAEHYGVLGRTLSSLRDAGAAVVVTSGNHDSAARLGYQAEFAQLAGIHVLTRPERHDVPVELQDEHGPVNLYGIPYLEPSLVRHLYPEATLRRHSDVLAFAMDRIRADAAERGGRSVVVSHCFATGAAGSDVERDITAGGLDYVPLATFDGPDYVALGHIHGRATLSERVRYSGAPLHYSFSEADKPRGAWLVDLGAEGLETVEWVALPVPRPLARLTGTLDELITSPEYAEYADHWIAATITDDTRPLDAMPKLQRRFPWCAQLEHRPHTVHDDGHASYASRIEEKSDVEIVAGFLEHVRNGRGPSEAEAGLVDDAFSALRAAEATR, via the coding sequence ATGAGGATCCTCCACACCTCCGATTGGCACATCGGACGCACCTTCCACGGGCACAGCACCGTGGGCGCGCTGGAGACCGTCCTGTCCGCTGTCGTCGGGCTCGTGAGGGAGAGGTCCATCGACCTCGTGATCGTCGCAGGAGACGTCTTCGACTCCACGATGCCCGCTGCCGAGCACTACGGCGTCCTGGGGCGCACGCTCTCGTCGCTGCGCGATGCGGGAGCGGCCGTCGTCGTCACGAGCGGCAACCACGACTCGGCCGCACGCCTCGGCTATCAGGCCGAATTCGCGCAACTCGCCGGCATCCACGTCCTCACTCGTCCGGAGCGGCATGATGTGCCGGTCGAGCTCCAGGACGAGCACGGGCCCGTCAACCTCTACGGCATCCCGTACCTCGAGCCGTCCCTCGTCCGCCATCTGTACCCTGAGGCCACTCTTCGACGACATTCCGACGTGCTCGCGTTCGCGATGGATCGGATCCGGGCCGACGCCGCCGAACGAGGCGGACGGTCCGTCGTCGTCTCGCACTGCTTCGCCACCGGCGCGGCCGGGAGCGACGTGGAACGCGACATCACGGCCGGCGGCCTCGACTACGTGCCGCTCGCCACGTTCGACGGGCCGGATTACGTCGCCCTCGGACACATCCACGGTCGCGCCACGCTGTCCGAGCGGGTGCGCTACTCCGGCGCGCCTCTTCACTACTCGTTCAGCGAGGCCGACAAGCCGCGAGGCGCATGGCTCGTCGACCTCGGGGCCGAGGGCCTCGAGACCGTCGAGTGGGTCGCACTCCCCGTCCCCCGTCCGCTCGCACGGCTCACAGGCACACTCGACGAGCTCATCACCTCGCCCGAATACGCCGAGTACGCCGACCACTGGATCGCCGCGACGATCACGGACGACACGCGTCCGCTCGACGCCATGCCGAAACTGCAGCGCCGCTTCCCCTGGTGCGCTCAGCTCGAGCATCGACCGCATACGGTGCACGACGACGGACACGCGAGTTACGCGTCGCGCATCGAGGAGAAGAGCGACGTCGAGATCGTGGCAGGGTTCCTCGAGCACGTGCGCAACGGACGCGGGCCGAGCGAGGCTGAGGCCGGTCTCGTCGACGACGCGTTCTCGGCGCTGCGCGCCGCCGAGGCGACCCGATGA
- a CDS encoding AAA family ATPase, with product MRITRLSFAGFGPYRDEQSIDFRAFEDDGIYLIGGRTGAGKSTILDAICFALYASVPRFEKGEARLRSDHSAPSDPTWVELEFSAGGREYRVRRSPTFERAKARGEGTTTAAPTAELAVFEDGQWLGLAARPKDVGIELEGIVQLTRDQFLQVILLAQNRFQRFLAAGHDERQDLLRSLFATERFSSFEGYLVERRKAVEGELGSELAAVERLADRARALVSTLAESGLTHDAGSESYAESESTSGSESRSDDGIPAAVTPGDADSDAVPDADTTADADTDDVWFSAVAHAAGPARREADRRAAEADDALAEADAADRRAQELAARVRRRDAAIAERDRLAERAEADAEDRLELAAARAAAPLWPLVETMDAAGSREARARTAFERARTVFSEVSIGADPDPAGTVDALTRELGSLADALVEERSIPGLDAEADRARDRLASARRAADEAAERRDALPAELESARSAVAAARAIAHGLDAATAAVEGLKLQVTAAHDVLSREKELRSAREREIATLATAADATARLQHLLTRRLAGFAGELAEDLTDGEPCAVCGSTSHPAPAPASADAVRDEDLDTARSALEDANTAVSRATRAVREADAAHTQALVASGGVPVEELDARLAAAETHRDECASASARLPALDAAVAGLIDQTANADTALADRIADRDAAAEAATAATIRLDAARSRVSTARGDHSSVADRVARVTGVRDAAAALVDARAALEERTRELEAARAAVAAALAEHSGGDGSSPPFPDADAVRDARRSDSAIRSLEVRVQTAAEERAANVAALSDPDIAELGAAVPDTAATADALRTARAARDAAIARATVIAGIERELEQIRIDALSALSAVRARRDEVEAIRGLADTVEGKAPNTRRMDLETFVLAAQLEQIIAAANRRFAVMTSGRFALEHDDAIAYRNTASGLGLSIRDEYTGRSRPTASLSGGETFLAALALALGLAEVVTERAGGITLETLFIDEGFGSLDGETLEIAMSTLDELRAGGRTVGLISHVDAMKERIAARLTVEVDETGASHVRQRVVVPSDAATAIP from the coding sequence ATGAGGATCACGCGCCTGAGCTTCGCGGGCTTCGGTCCGTATCGCGATGAGCAGAGCATCGACTTCCGGGCCTTCGAGGACGACGGCATCTATCTCATCGGCGGTCGGACCGGCGCCGGTAAATCGACGATCCTCGACGCCATCTGCTTCGCGCTCTACGCCTCGGTGCCTCGCTTCGAGAAGGGCGAGGCTCGACTGCGCAGCGATCACAGCGCACCGTCGGATCCCACATGGGTCGAGCTCGAGTTCTCGGCGGGCGGCCGCGAGTATCGTGTGCGCCGCTCCCCCACCTTCGAGCGGGCGAAGGCCCGAGGAGAGGGCACGACGACCGCCGCGCCGACGGCCGAGCTGGCGGTCTTCGAGGACGGGCAGTGGCTGGGTCTGGCCGCTCGCCCCAAGGACGTGGGGATCGAGCTCGAGGGCATCGTGCAGCTCACGAGGGATCAGTTCCTCCAGGTGATCCTGCTCGCGCAGAACCGGTTCCAGCGTTTCCTCGCTGCCGGGCACGACGAGCGGCAGGACCTCTTGCGCTCCCTCTTCGCCACAGAGCGCTTCTCGTCGTTCGAGGGCTATCTCGTCGAGCGTCGGAAGGCTGTGGAGGGCGAGCTCGGCTCGGAGCTCGCCGCCGTGGAGCGTCTTGCAGACAGGGCGCGCGCGCTCGTGTCGACCCTCGCCGAGTCCGGCCTGACGCACGACGCGGGATCCGAGTCGTATGCGGAGTCCGAGTCGACGTCCGGGTCCGAGTCGAGGTCGGATGACGGAATCCCCGCCGCCGTCACGCCCGGCGACGCGGACTCGGACGCCGTCCCGGACGCGGATACGACGGCTGACGCCGACACCGACGACGTGTGGTTCTCGGCCGTCGCACACGCGGCGGGTCCCGCCCGACGCGAGGCGGACCGTCGTGCCGCCGAGGCCGACGATGCCCTCGCAGAGGCTGACGCCGCCGACCGGCGGGCCCAGGAGCTCGCGGCTCGCGTCCGCCGTCGCGACGCGGCGATCGCTGAACGCGACCGGCTCGCGGAGCGTGCGGAGGCGGACGCGGAGGATCGCCTCGAGCTGGCCGCCGCGCGGGCGGCTGCGCCCCTGTGGCCCCTCGTCGAGACGATGGACGCAGCCGGCTCCCGGGAGGCACGCGCGCGGACCGCGTTCGAGCGCGCCCGCACCGTGTTCTCCGAGGTGTCGATCGGTGCGGACCCCGATCCCGCCGGGACGGTGGATGCACTCACCCGGGAACTCGGGAGTCTCGCGGACGCCCTCGTCGAGGAGCGGTCCATCCCCGGGCTCGACGCGGAGGCGGATCGGGCTCGCGACCGCTTGGCGTCTGCCCGACGGGCGGCGGACGAGGCGGCCGAACGGCGCGACGCTCTTCCCGCGGAGCTCGAGAGCGCCCGCTCGGCCGTAGCCGCCGCACGGGCGATCGCCCACGGTCTCGACGCCGCCACGGCGGCCGTCGAGGGTCTGAAGCTGCAGGTGACGGCGGCTCACGACGTGCTGTCGAGAGAGAAGGAGCTCCGGTCCGCTCGAGAGAGGGAGATCGCGACGCTCGCCACGGCCGCCGACGCCACCGCCCGTCTCCAGCATCTCCTCACGCGACGTCTCGCAGGATTCGCCGGTGAACTCGCTGAGGATCTCACGGACGGGGAGCCGTGCGCGGTGTGCGGGTCGACCTCCCACCCCGCGCCCGCTCCCGCAAGCGCGGACGCCGTACGCGACGAGGATCTCGACACCGCGCGTTCAGCCCTCGAGGACGCGAACACCGCGGTGTCCCGCGCCACGCGTGCCGTGCGAGAGGCTGACGCCGCACACACGCAAGCGCTCGTCGCATCCGGAGGCGTCCCCGTCGAGGAACTCGACGCGCGACTGGCCGCGGCCGAGACGCATCGGGACGAGTGCGCGAGCGCGAGTGCGCGCCTGCCCGCTCTCGACGCCGCCGTGGCCGGTCTGATCGATCAGACGGCGAACGCCGATACGGCTCTGGCCGATCGGATCGCGGATCGCGACGCCGCCGCGGAGGCCGCGACCGCCGCGACCATCCGCCTCGACGCCGCGCGGTCCCGAGTGTCCACGGCACGGGGCGACCACTCCTCCGTCGCCGATCGTGTCGCGCGCGTCACCGGTGTCCGCGACGCGGCCGCCGCCCTTGTCGATGCGCGAGCCGCCCTCGAGGAGCGGACGCGAGAGCTCGAGGCGGCCAGGGCGGCTGTCGCGGCTGCGCTCGCCGAACACTCAGGCGGCGACGGGTCCTCCCCGCCGTTCCCCGACGCCGACGCTGTGAGGGACGCCCGTCGGAGCGACAGCGCGATCCGTTCCCTCGAGGTACGCGTCCAGACAGCGGCCGAGGAGCGCGCAGCCAACGTCGCGGCGCTCTCCGACCCCGACATCGCCGAGCTCGGTGCGGCCGTGCCCGACACGGCGGCGACCGCAGACGCCCTCCGCACAGCGCGAGCGGCGCGCGACGCCGCCATCGCACGGGCCACCGTCATCGCAGGGATCGAACGCGAGCTCGAGCAGATCCGCATCGACGCACTGTCCGCGCTCTCCGCGGTGCGCGCACGGCGCGACGAGGTCGAGGCCATCCGCGGGCTCGCCGACACGGTCGAAGGCAAGGCCCCCAACACGCGCCGGATGGACCTCGAGACCTTCGTCCTCGCGGCCCAGCTCGAGCAGATCATCGCCGCGGCGAACCGCCGTTTCGCGGTCATGACGAGCGGCCGCTTCGCCCTGGAGCACGACGACGCCATCGCCTACCGGAACACGGCCTCTGGGCTCGGGCTGTCCATCCGAGACGAGTACACGGGGCGGTCACGACCCACGGCATCCCTCTCCGGCGGAGAGACGTTCCTCGCGGCACTCGCCCTCGCGCTCGGCCTCGCAGAGGTCGTCACGGAGCGAGCGGGCGGGATCACCCTGGAGACGCTGTTCATCGATGAAGGCTTCGGCTCGCTCGACGGCGAGACGCTCGAGATCGCGATGTCGACGCTCGACGAGCTCCGCGCCGGCGGACGCACCGTCGGCCTCATCAGTCACGTCGACGCGATGAAGGAGCGGATCGCCGCCCGCCTCACCGTGGAGGTCGACGAGACGGGTGCGAGCCACGTGCGGCAACGAGTCGTCGTGCCTTCTGATGCTGCGACGGCCATCCCGTAG
- a CDS encoding solute symporter family protein: MNVQELNNPVLNISIFVLFVGVTLFVVIRASRNNKTASDYYAAGRSFTGPQNGAAIAGDYLSAASFLGIVGAIAVNGYDGFLYSIGFLVAWIIALLLVAELMRNTGKFTMADVLSFRLSQRPVRLAAAITTLAVTFFYLLAQMAGAGGLVALLLGINDSIGTSIVVTVVGALMIVYVLVGGMKGTTWVQIIKAVLLIAGAGVMTVWVLVLNGFDLSALLDKAVEAAGTEEILAPGKQYGANPLNFVSLGLALILGTAGLPHVLMRFYTVPTAKEARRSVVWAIWLIGVFYLFTLVLGYGAVALVGSETILASAGGVNSAAPLLALQLGGPILLGIISAVAFATILAVVAGLTITAAASFAHDIYANIVKRGHADPAMEVKVGRRTVIVIGAVAIVGGIGVQGQNVAFLVALAFAVAASANLPTIVYSLFWRRFTTRGAVFSMYGGLGSALVLIVFSPVFSGAETSVFKGVDFSWFPLDNPGIVSIPLGFLLGFVGSLIPQKKAEDPRLAAEMDVRSLTGHGAEKATEH; encoded by the coding sequence ATGAACGTGCAGGAGCTCAACAACCCCGTCCTCAACATCTCGATCTTCGTCCTCTTCGTCGGTGTGACGCTCTTCGTCGTCATCCGCGCCAGCCGCAACAACAAGACGGCCTCCGACTACTACGCGGCCGGCCGATCCTTCACCGGGCCGCAGAACGGTGCCGCCATCGCGGGGGACTACCTCTCCGCCGCCTCCTTCCTCGGAATCGTCGGCGCGATCGCGGTCAACGGTTATGACGGCTTCCTCTACTCGATCGGCTTCCTCGTCGCGTGGATCATCGCGCTCCTCCTCGTGGCCGAGCTCATGCGCAACACGGGCAAGTTCACGATGGCCGACGTGCTGTCGTTCCGGCTCAGCCAGCGTCCCGTGCGGCTCGCGGCGGCGATCACGACCCTCGCCGTCACGTTCTTCTACCTGCTGGCGCAGATGGCGGGGGCCGGCGGACTCGTCGCGCTCCTGCTCGGTATCAACGACTCGATCGGCACCTCGATCGTCGTGACCGTGGTGGGAGCGCTCATGATCGTCTACGTTCTCGTCGGCGGCATGAAGGGCACCACCTGGGTGCAGATCATCAAGGCCGTGCTGCTCATCGCCGGCGCCGGGGTCATGACGGTGTGGGTTCTCGTCCTCAACGGCTTCGACCTGTCGGCGCTGCTCGACAAGGCCGTCGAAGCCGCCGGAACGGAGGAGATCCTCGCCCCGGGCAAGCAGTACGGTGCGAACCCCCTCAACTTCGTGTCGTTGGGCCTCGCCCTCATCCTCGGAACCGCGGGGCTGCCTCACGTGCTCATGCGGTTCTACACCGTGCCGACGGCGAAGGAGGCTCGTCGTTCGGTGGTCTGGGCGATCTGGCTCATCGGTGTCTTCTACCTCTTCACGCTCGTCCTCGGCTACGGCGCCGTCGCGCTCGTGGGCAGCGAGACGATCCTCGCCTCGGCCGGTGGTGTGAACTCGGCGGCTCCGCTCCTCGCACTCCAGCTCGGCGGTCCCATCCTGCTCGGCATCATCTCGGCCGTCGCGTTCGCGACGATCCTCGCTGTGGTGGCCGGTCTCACGATCACCGCGGCCGCGTCGTTCGCCCACGACATTTACGCGAACATCGTCAAGCGCGGCCACGCGGACCCGGCGATGGAGGTGAAGGTCGGTCGACGCACGGTCATCGTGATCGGCGCCGTCGCCATCGTCGGAGGCATCGGCGTGCAGGGGCAGAATGTCGCGTTCCTCGTGGCCCTCGCCTTCGCCGTCGCGGCGAGCGCGAACCTGCCGACGATCGTGTACTCGTTGTTCTGGCGCCGCTTCACGACGCGCGGAGCCGTGTTCAGCATGTACGGAGGTCTCGGCAGCGCCCTCGTCCTCATCGTGTTCTCGCCCGTCTTCTCCGGCGCGGAGACGAGCGTGTTCAAGGGCGTCGACTTCTCGTGGTTCCCGCTCGACAACCCGGGCATCGTGTCGATCCCGCTCGGATTCCTGCTGGGCTTCGTGGGTTCGCTCATCCCGCAGAAGAAGGCGGAGGACCCGCGTCTCGCCGCCGAGATGGACGTGCGATCGCTCACGGGTCACGGAGCGGAGAAGGCCACGGAGCACTGA
- a CDS encoding DUF485 domain-containing protein, which produces MTPNSPGRGSDGHDPVDYLAVEDSPDFRELKSRHRRFVLPVAGLAFLWFLAYVLLATYASDFMATPVFGRVNIGLILGLAQFVTTFAITMTYVSYANRRLDPLAEKLRVELAETEASR; this is translated from the coding sequence ATGACCCCGAACAGCCCAGGACGAGGGAGCGACGGCCACGACCCCGTCGACTACCTCGCCGTCGAGGACTCGCCCGATTTCCGGGAGTTGAAGTCGCGTCACCGCCGCTTCGTACTCCCCGTCGCGGGACTCGCGTTCCTCTGGTTCCTCGCCTACGTCCTGCTCGCGACCTACGCGTCGGACTTCATGGCGACGCCCGTCTTCGGTCGGGTGAACATCGGCCTGATCCTCGGGCTCGCCCAGTTCGTCACGACGTTCGCCATCACGATGACGTACGTGTCGTATGCGAACCGTCGTCTCGACCCTCTCGCGGAGAAGCTCCGCGTCGAGCTCGCGGAGACGGAGGCGTCACGATGA